From the genome of Argentina anserina chromosome 4, drPotAnse1.1, whole genome shotgun sequence, one region includes:
- the LOC126790775 gene encoding F-box protein At5g07610-like yields the protein MFHQDLLTDILLRLPAKSLLRFKCVSKHWLSLISSPQFRRRRLRLASSGIILCQTTDLIHHTSVAGSHSDPPFTSLSFIGDSAGMKILQSSYGLLLCCSSLHKRGKRRSYYICNPSTQQFSTLPEADCENISKTIYGVYLTFDSSKLPDHYQVASVRSCSSPSSPSSNSFQIVTYSSKTRAWRISGSPFIAPDMVFDNGVLWNGSIHWISPTGDSFRFDTDQERLGTMPSLQSNEKWSNKRLRYFGESGGHLHLIEIYGSATQFYVFEMERDYSSWVPKYHVDIAAIIDAFPVMIRNYPDATDSVFYAFSLLFVKEDEEDSFLLLHVPGEFLLYNLRNGTFKKLGPISTEANVAFQIGCFHAYQFRETLADV from the coding sequence ATGTTCCACCAAGATCTCCTCACCGACATCCTTCTACGCCTCCCCGCCAAGTCTCTTCTCCGCTTCAAATGCGTCTCCAAGCACTGGCTCTCACTCATTTCCAGCCCCCAgttccgccgccgccgcctgcGTCTCGCCTCTTCCGGCATCATCTTATGTCAAACAACTGATCTCATCCACCATACATCTGTCGCCGGAAGCCACTCCGACCCGCCCTTTACATCCCTGAGCTTCATAGGCGACTCGGCAGGTATGAAGATCCTCCAGTCTAGTTATGGTCTGCTGTTGTGCTGCAGCAGCCTTCACAAAAGGGGTAAACGCCGCAGCTATTACATCTGCAATCCTTCCACGCAGCAATTCTCGACTCTTCCTGAAGCAGATTGCGAAAATATTTCCAAAACCATCTACGGAGTTTACTTGACTTTCGATTCGTCCAAGTTGCCTGATCACTACCAAGTTGCGTCTGTTCGAAGTTGTTCTTCcccatcatcaccatcatccaATAGCTTCCAAATCGTGACTTACTCGTCTAAGACTCGGGCTTGGAGGATTTCCGGGTCTCCTTTCATTGCTCCAGACATGGTGTTTGACAACGGGGTACTTTGGAATGGATCAATACACTGGATTAGTCCAACTGGGGATTCGTTCCGTTTCGACACCGATCAAGAACGCCTCGGAACAATGCCTAGTCTTCAATCGAATGAGAAATGGAGCAACAAGAGGCTGAGGTACTTCGGCGAGTCGGGTGGTCATTTACACCTAATTGAAATCTACGGCAGCGCCACCCAATTTTATGTCTTTGAGATGGAGAGGGACTACTCTAGCTGGGTTCCAAAGTACCATGTTGACATCGCAGCAATTATTGATGCGTTTCCTGTGATGATTAGGAACTACCCGGATGCCACTGACTCTGTTTTTTATGCTTTTAGTCTGCTGTTTGtgaaagaagatgaagaagactcATTTCTATTATTGCACGTTCCCGGTGAGTTTCTGCTATATAATCTCAGGAATGGGACCTTCAAGAAGCTTGGTCCTATATCAACCGAAGCAAACGTTGCATTCCAGATTGGATGCTTCCATGCATATCAGTTTAGAGAGACACTGGCTGATGTTTGA